A part of Lacinutrix sp. 5H-3-7-4 genomic DNA contains:
- a CDS encoding ABC transporter ATP-binding protein, which translates to METILQINNLTKKYGYLTAVKDLSFTIEKGNVYGILGPNGSGKSTTLGIVLNVVNKTSGDFKWFDGNATTHEALKKVGAIIERPNFYPYMTAFKNLKLVCKIKGIDDSKILEKLEVVGLTDRKDSKFKTFSLGMKQRLAIASALLNDPEILILDEPTNGLDPQGIHQIRAIIKQIASQGTTILLASHLLDEVEKVCSHVVVLRKGEKLYSGRVDEMISSNGFFELKSDDKSSLLSFLETHKDIDRVTEKDGVTTAFLKAPVSASEFNKQAFNNGVSLSHLVMRKESLEEQFLQLTDNKK; encoded by the coding sequence ATGGAAACCATTCTTCAAATAAATAATCTTACAAAAAAATATGGCTATTTAACCGCTGTAAAAGATTTATCTTTTACTATAGAAAAAGGTAATGTATATGGCATTTTAGGACCAAACGGTAGTGGGAAATCTACAACTTTAGGCATTGTATTAAACGTTGTAAATAAAACCAGTGGTGATTTTAAATGGTTTGATGGTAATGCAACTACACATGAAGCTTTAAAAAAAGTAGGTGCTATTATTGAGCGTCCTAACTTTTATCCATACATGACTGCTTTTAAAAATTTAAAATTAGTTTGTAAAATTAAAGGTATTGATGATAGTAAAATATTAGAAAAACTTGAAGTTGTTGGCTTAACAGATAGAAAAGATAGTAAATTTAAAACCTTTTCTTTAGGAATGAAACAGCGCTTAGCCATAGCTTCTGCCCTACTTAATGATCCTGAAATTTTAATTCTAGACGAACCTACTAATGGTTTAGACCCACAAGGTATTCACCAAATTAGAGCTATTATTAAACAAATTGCAAGTCAAGGTACAACTATTTTATTAGCATCGCATTTACTTGACGAGGTAGAAAAAGTATGCTCACACGTTGTAGTTTTAAGAAAAGGCGAAAAATTATATTCTGGCCGCGTAGATGAGATGATTTCAAGTAATGGCTTTTTCGAATTAAAAAGTGACGACAAATCTAGTTTACTTTCTTTTTTAGAAACACATAAAGATATCGATCGTGTTACAGAAAAAGATGGTGTTACAACTGCGTTTTTAAAAGCACCTGTTTCTGCATCAGAGTTTAATAAACAAGCCTTTAATAATGGTGTATCCTTATCGCATTTAGTTATGCGTAAAGAAAGTTTAGAAGAGCAATTTCTTCAGCTTACAGATAATAAAAAATAA
- a CDS encoding ABC transporter permease produces the protein MLRLLNIEFIKLWNNRASKVLILAYFILLTAIALIAAIKFDIGPVKFHLAEQGIFNFPYIWHFNTFIAASLKFFLAIVIVSMMANEYSNKTIKQNLIDGLSKKEFIASKFITVSVFALISTLFVFVVSLILGYSFSSITESFHVFSDLEYLLAFFVKLLGFFSFCLFLGILIKRSAFALGFLFVWYVIEKIAYALIRFQFDATKDHWEAITQWFPLESMSNLIMEPFSRLGAVKEIANQVGEQFNFDYSLHWYQVAIVLFWTALFILGSYRLLLKRDL, from the coding sequence ATGTTACGACTTTTAAATATAGAATTTATAAAACTTTGGAATAATCGCGCTAGTAAAGTGCTTATTCTAGCTTATTTTATTTTATTAACTGCCATTGCTTTAATTGCTGCCATTAAATTTGATATTGGTCCTGTAAAATTTCATCTTGCAGAACAAGGCATTTTTAATTTTCCATATATATGGCACTTTAACACGTTTATTGCTGCTTCACTAAAATTCTTTTTAGCCATTGTTATTGTTTCTATGATGGCTAATGAATATAGCAACAAAACCATTAAACAAAATTTAATTGATGGTTTAAGTAAAAAAGAATTTATAGCTTCTAAATTTATAACTGTTTCAGTTTTTGCACTAATTTCTACACTTTTTGTATTTGTTGTATCTTTAATTCTTGGTTATTCATTTTCTAGTATTACAGAGTCGTTTCACGTGTTTTCAGACTTAGAATACCTTTTAGCCTTCTTTGTTAAATTATTAGGTTTCTTTTCGTTTTGCTTGTTCTTAGGTATATTAATTAAACGCTCTGCTTTTGCTTTAGGATTCTTATTTGTTTGGTATGTAATCGAAAAAATTGCCTACGCTTTAATAAGGTTTCAGTTTGATGCTACAAAAGATCATTGGGAAGCAATAACACAATGGTTTCCTTTAGAGTCTATGTCTAATTTAATAATGGAACCCTTTTCAAGATTAGGTGCTGTTAAAGAAATAGCAAACCAAGTTGGTGAACAATTTAATTTTGACTATAGTTTACATTGGTACCAAGTCGCTATTGTTTTATTTTGGACCGCTCTATTTATTTTAGGCTCTTACCGTTTGTTATTAAAACGTGATTTGTAG